A region of Lycium barbarum isolate Lr01 chromosome 3, ASM1917538v2, whole genome shotgun sequence DNA encodes the following proteins:
- the LOC132633596 gene encoding uncharacterized protein LOC132633596, whose translation MAMRNFYNEIKGMRVKEVGSYLKPMMSVGYAKSAVKRGLDNYHAKYIQTSSVDPVYHVCFGGMAFSYLVALPEERRHLEHKQHAKH comes from the coding sequence ATGGCGATGAGAAACTTCTACAACGAGATAAAGGGCATGAGAGTGAAGGAGGTTGGGAGTTACCTGAAGCCGATGATGTCTGTTGGTTACGCGAAGAGTGCTGTGAAGAGGGGATTGGATAATTACCATGCCAAATACATCCAAACCAGTTCTGTTGATCCAGTCTACCATGTCTGCTTCGGAGGCATGGCTTTCTCCTACCTCGTTGCCCTTCCTGAAGAGCGTCGCCACCTTGAACACAAACAACACGCCAAACACTGA